Proteins found in one Mangifera indica cultivar Alphonso chromosome 15, CATAS_Mindica_2.1, whole genome shotgun sequence genomic segment:
- the LOC123198290 gene encoding calcium-binding protein CBP: MSGYPQPPPGYGCGPAQPYPYGAPATTQQYSAQHGATPTAQPYAPPKTQPYAAPSAPSYGDPAPGGYPPPSGLQGNPFATLLPSNFPPGTDPNIIACFQIADRDGSGLIDDKELQGALSSYNQSFSLRTVHLLMYLFTNTNTRKIGPKEFTALFHSLQSWRAIFEKVDRDRSGKIDANELREALFSLGLAVSPVVLDLLVAKFDKTGGKSRAIEYDNFIECCLTVKGLTDKFKEKDASYTGSATFTYELFMLTVLPFLIA, from the exons ATGTCCGGTTACCCTCAACCACCGCCCGGCTACGGTTGCGGCCCCGCGCAGCCGTATCCGTACGGAGCTCCAGCGACAACTCAGCAATACTCTGCTCAGCACGGAGCCACTCCGACGGCTCAGCCATATGCTCCGCCGAAGACTCAACCGTACGCGGCTCCCTCTGCACCTTCCTACGGCGATCCAGCTCCTGGCGGCTATCCTCCGCCATCTGGACTGCAAGGAAACCCGTTCGCGACTCTACTGCCGTCGAATTTTCCGCCAGGCACCGATCCGAACATCATTGCTTGCTTTCAGATTGCCGACCGCGATGGAAGTGGACTTATCGACGATAAGGAGCTGCAGGGAGCTCTATCTTCGTATAATCAAAGCTTCAGCTTGAGAACTGTTCATCTTCTCATGTACTTGTTCACTAACACCAACACCAGGAAGATCG GCCCTAAGGAATTTACTGCCCTGTTTCACAGCCTTCAGAGTTGGAGG GCAATTTTTGAGAAGGTAGACAGAGACAGAAGTGGAAAGATTGATGCAAATGAGTTACGGGAAGCACTTTTCAGTCTGGGGTTAGCTGTTTCACCTGTGGTTTTGGATTTACTTGTAGCTAAGTTTGACAAAACTGGAGGCAAAAGTAGGGCCATCGAATATGATAACTTCATAGA GTGCTGTCTCACTGTTAAG GGATTGACGGATAAATTCAAGGAGAAGGACGCCTCATACACAGGTTCTGCAACTTTCACTTATGAGTTGTTCATGTTAACTGTTCTGCCATTCCTTATTGCCTAG